The following proteins come from a genomic window of Elusimicrobiaceae bacterium:
- a CDS encoding efflux RND transporter periplasmic adaptor subunit, with protein MKKRTIVRWTKYTLVLLIGGFLGFVIKGKLSGAAAMNFGGAGQTTVLTETVQKRPVALGKNFIAKVEAINASDVTPQVSGYIDKVMFKDGSFVQEGEVLFVIDQSRYKAAVSSAEASLEKAKASLKQIESDYKRQLSLYKEKMLSKADLEMAESNLANAQANVKAAQASLDLAKLDLAYTEVRSPISGYIGKALMTKGNYTNAAASKLARVIQMDPIRVVFSITDKERLSGMDQLASQAPNIQIALPNGETIEIPSASVFSDNEINADTATMAVYAQSENKERKLVPGNYVNVTVSTDTFRPVILVPQTAVAQDATGQYVMTVNAENVVMQKYITTGDTVENKYIVLSGLEDGDRIVPLGHQKLQNGQKVSVSEKNTLEKKPAAVEAENNVEA; from the coding sequence GTTTGTGATTAAAGGCAAACTCTCCGGCGCTGCAGCCATGAATTTTGGCGGTGCCGGTCAAACTACCGTTCTTACTGAAACGGTACAGAAACGTCCGGTTGCTTTGGGCAAAAATTTTATTGCCAAAGTAGAGGCTATTAATGCTTCCGACGTGACCCCGCAGGTGTCTGGCTATATTGATAAAGTGATGTTCAAAGACGGCTCCTTTGTGCAAGAAGGAGAGGTCCTTTTTGTTATTGATCAAAGCCGTTATAAAGCGGCGGTCTCCTCTGCTGAAGCCTCTTTGGAAAAGGCAAAAGCCAGCTTAAAACAAATTGAAAGCGATTATAAACGTCAGTTATCTTTGTACAAGGAAAAAATGCTTTCTAAAGCTGATTTGGAAATGGCTGAAAGCAACTTGGCTAATGCTCAAGCCAATGTAAAAGCGGCTCAAGCCAGCTTAGATTTGGCTAAATTAGACTTGGCTTATACCGAAGTGCGCTCTCCCATTAGCGGTTATATTGGTAAAGCATTGATGACCAAAGGCAATTACACCAATGCCGCTGCCAGCAAATTAGCCCGCGTGATTCAAATGGATCCTATTCGTGTCGTATTTTCTATTACCGATAAAGAACGTTTAAGCGGTATGGATCAGCTGGCTTCTCAGGCACCCAATATACAAATTGCTTTGCCGAACGGAGAGACCATTGAAATCCCCTCCGCTTCCGTATTTTCAGACAATGAAATCAATGCCGATACTGCCACTATGGCTGTATATGCGCAAAGTGAAAATAAAGAGCGCAAATTAGTGCCCGGAAACTATGTAAACGTCACCGTTAGTACAGATACGTTCCGTCCCGTAATTTTGGTACCGCAAACGGCAGTAGCCCAAGATGCAACGGGTCAATATGTGATGACAGTTAATGCAGAAAATGTGGTCATGCAGAAATACATCACTACCGGTGATACAGTGGAAAACAAATATATCGTTTTGTCCGGTCTGGAAGACGGTGATAGAATTGTACCGTTGGGACATCAGAAATTACAAAATGGTCAAAAGGTAAGCGTTAGCGAGAAAAATACGCTTGAAAAAAAGCCTGCGGCCGTTGAAGCAGAAAACAACGTGGAGGCTTAG